A DNA window from Zingiber officinale cultivar Zhangliang chromosome 3A, Zo_v1.1, whole genome shotgun sequence contains the following coding sequences:
- the LOC122051039 gene encoding crooked neck-like protein 1 has translation MSPASHPLLTLGLLTRRDTEVKLPRSTRVKNKTAAPIQITAEQILREARQRQENHRPPKQKITDSDELADYRLRKRKEFEDVIRRARRNTGTWVKYASWEESQGDLARARSIWERLLDVDYRNPTLWLKYAEMEMRHRFINHARNVWDRAVALLPRVDQLWYKYIHMVEILGDVAAARQIFERWMDWKPDTQGWLSYIKFELRYDEVDRARAIYERLVVCHPRPSYFIKYAKFEAKRREIARARAVYERAIDLNLSEDDVEAEQLFVAFAGFEMWCKETERARCIYRYALDHVPKGRAKDLYHEYDAFEKQYGDTAAMEDAIIVRKRKLKSDDDEEEEEQVRRKPLNYDSLLEAAYIWKKQKLAADI, from the coding sequence ATGTCGCCGGCTTCCCATCCGCTCCTAACCCTAGGCCTCCTCACGAGACGCGACACCGAGGTCAAGCTTCCGCGCTCTACCCGCGTGAAGAACAAGACGGCAGCACCCATCCAGATTACCGCCGAGCAGATCCTGCGCGAGGCCCGCCAGAGGCAAGAAAATCACCGGCCGCCGAAGCAGAAAATCACCGACTCCGACGAACTAGCGGATTACCGGCTCCGCAAGAGAAAAGAATTCGAAGATGTCATCCGGCGCGCTCGCCGGAACACCGGCACCTGGGTTAAGTATGCCTCCTGGGAGGAGTCCCAGGGGGACTTGGCTCGCGCTCGATCCATCTGGGAGCGCCTCCTCGACGTCGACTATCGCAACCCTACCTTATGGCTCAAATATGCCGAAATGGAGATGCGTCACCGCTTTATTAATCACGCGCGGAATGTCTGGGACCGCGCCGTCGCCCTCCTCCCCCGCGTCGACCAACTTTGGTACAAGTACATACACATGGTAGAGATTCTCGGCGATGTTGCAGCCGCACGCCAGATATTCGAACGCTGGATGGACTGGAAGCCCGACACTCAGGGCTGGCTTTCCTACATCAAGTTTGAGCTTCGGTACGACGAGGTCGATCGTGCACGTGCTATCTACGAACGGTTGGTTGTTTGCCACCCTCGTCCTTCCTATTTCATCAAGTACGCCAAGTTCGAGGCCAAGCGCCGCGAAATTGCTCGTGCCCGTGCGGTGTATGAGCGAGCCATCGATCTTAATCTTTCCGAAGACGACGTGGAAGCAGAGCAGCTGTTCGTTGCCTTTGCAGGCTTCGAGATGTGGTGCAAGGAGACGGAACGAGCGCGTTGCATATACCGATACGCCCTGGACCACGTCCCCAAGGGGAGGGCCAAAGATTTGTACCACGAGTACGATGCTTTCGAGAAGCAGTATGGAGACACGGCTGCTATGGAAGATGCTATAATTGtcagaaaaaggaaattaaagtctgatgatgatgaggaggaggaggagcaggtGAGGAGGAAGCCTTTGAATTATGACTCACTACTCGAAGCGGCATACATATGGAAAAAGCAGAAACTCGCCGCAGATATATGA
- the LOC122053511 gene encoding uncharacterized protein LOC122053511 encodes MSMASCYVNWPNNFVCPRLVYLVVTRLGTSLSWHKLGLVRAHARPRPACPISCLLKSHPTTGAGAKRQEQERRARAAADRLAPATDLLLLLAMGSLLENLQKKRLFPTMPYKDDLPTFRPNQQSAQQQQPDAHLIGLRKRISSFSVKIQPLSADWAADWAAFRRSQSAPSFGDLAGVRRWWGQCWGWILSRKPAFAQDIEMNEEETAMLGFQFRGSWRHILHRVRSEIRKLIRSNSLPTTDPHGFRYDSFAYAPNFDGVSNPGAAAKST; translated from the coding sequence ATGTCAATGGCTTCTTGTTACGTTAACTGGCCGAATAACTTTGTCTGTCCACGACTTGTCTACCTAGTTGTTACGCGACTCGGCACAAGCTTGAGTTGGCACAAGCTTGGTTTGGTTCGGGCCCATGCACGACCGCGACCAGCCTGTCCAATTAGCTGCCTACTAAAAAGCCACCCCACAACAGGAGCAGGGGCCAAGAGGCAAGAACAAGAGAGGAGGGCAAGAGCGGCAGCAGATCGTCTTGCTCCCGCCACAGATCTGCTGCTCCTCCTCGCCATGGGCTCGCTGCTGGAGAACCTCCAGAAGAAGCGGCTGTTCCCTACCATGCCCTACAAGGACGACCTCCCCACCTTCCGCCCCAACCAGCAGAGCGCGCAGCAGCAGCAGCCGGACGCTCACCTCATCGGCCTCCGCAAGCGGATCTCCTCCTTCTCCGTCAAGATCCAGCCCCTCTCCGCCGACTGGGCCGCCGACTGGGCCGCCTTCCGCCGCTCCCAGTCCGCACCCTCCTTCGGCGACCTCGCCGGCGTCCGCCGCTGGTGGGGCCAGTGCTGGGGCTGGATCCTGTCGCGCAAGCCGGCGTTCGCCCAGGACATCGAGATGAACGAGGAGGAGACCGCGATGCTGGGCTTCCAGTTCAGGGGCAGCTGGCGCCACATCCTCCACCGGGTCCGATCCGAGATCCGGAAGCTGATCCGCTCCAACAGCCTCCCCACCACCGACCCCCACGGCTTCAGGTACGATTCCTTCGCCTACGCCCCAAATTTCGACGGCGTCTCCAACCCCGGCGCCGCAGCGAAATCGACCTAA
- the LOC122053467 gene encoding synaptotagmin-3-like — translation MGLVSALLGVLGFGIGIAMGLVVGYFFYVYFQPKDVKDPIVRPLHELDSKALHSLIPEILYWMKNPNCERVDWLYKFILDMWPCLHKAICNTIQSAVRPIFDQYTGKYWIKSIEFDHLTLGSLPPTIHGVKVYETQEKELVVQLAVRWAGNTNVALVIKLSFFKITIQLLDLQISLMPRVILKPLVPSFPCFANLSISLMEKPNVDFEFKIFGGDIMVVPGLYRFIQTATRLSALMPFGIYNHVNLIDTIATQVSDIYHWPNLLEIPILILDGSR, via the exons ATGGGGCTGGTGAGCGCTCTCTTGGGCGTCCTGGGCTTCGGAATCGGCATTGCAATGGGCCTTGTGGTCGGCTATTTCTTCTACGTTTACTTCCAGCCCAAAGACGTGAAG GATCCAATTGTCAGGCCCTTGCATGAGCTAGACTCAAAGGCCTTGCATTCACTTATACCTGAGATTCTGTATTGGATGAAAAATCCAAACTGTGAACGA GTTGACTGGCTGTATAAATTCATTCTTGACATGTGGCCTTGCTTGCATAAG GCAATATGCAATACAATTCAGAGTGCAGTGAGGCCAATATTTGATCAGTACACTGGAAAGTACTGGATCAAGTCAATTGAATTTGATCATCTAACTCTTGGTTCACTTCCACCTACAATTCACG GTGTTAAAGTTTATGAAACACAAGAGAAAGAATTAGTTGTTCAACTAGCAGTAAGATGGGCTGGTAATACAAATGTGGCTTTAGTGATTAAGTTGTCTTTCTTCAAAATAACAATACAG CTGTTGGATTTACAAATATCTTTGATGCCACGTGTTATTTTGAAACCACTAGTTCCAAGTTTCCCCTGCTTTGCCAACTTGTCTATATCTTTGATGGAAAAG CCAAATGTTGActttgaattcaaaatttttgGTGGAGATATAATGGTGGTACCTGGGTTATATAGGTTTATACAG ACAGCTACTAGATTATCTGCCTTAATGCCATTTGGCATATATAATCATGTTAATTTGATT GATACAATTGCAACACAAGTCTCAGACATTTATCATTGGCCAAATCTTTTAGAGATACCTATTCTTATTCTAGATGGTTCAAGATAA
- the LOC122051040 gene encoding synaptotagmin-3-like yields MMSSHCSAAVKKPVRILNVNVVCAYDLLKMDILGKSDPYVKLSLSGEGLPSKKTSIKMRNLNPEWNEQFKLIVKDPETLDVLFPHETKEFTVDLLKNMNPNDPQNKRNRGKIVLHLTFDPFKEDTGTFSKVLEEKLSSIDSGIQDASGNGGLLLVIVEAAEDVEGKHHTNPYAVVLLRGEKKKTKVQVTVW; encoded by the exons ATGATGTCTTCTCATTGCAGTGCTGCAGTAAAGAAACCTGTGAGAATATTGAATGTAAATGTTGTTTGTGCATATGATCTTCTCAAGATGGATATTCTTGGTAAATCAGATCCCTATGTTAAACTCAGTTTAAGTGGAGAGGGACTGCCTTCAAAGAAGACCTCAATCAAGATGCGTAACTTAAATCCTGAATGGAATGAGCAATTCAAACTTATTGTAAAAGATCCAGAGACTCTAGATGTGCTTTTTCCTCATGAGACAAAAGAGTTCACTGTTGATCTTCTGAAGAACATGAACCCTAATGACCCACAAAATAAGCGAAACAGAGGGAAAATTGTATTACACTTGACATTTGATCCTTTTAAAGAAGACACTGGCACTTTCAGTAAGGTTTTAGAAGAGAAGCTTAGTAGCATTGACAGTGGGATTCAGGATGCATCTGGTAATGGTGGGCTTTTGTTGGTTATTGTTGAAGCTGCAGAAGATGTCGAAGGAAagcatcatactaacccttatgCAGTGGTTCTTTTAAGAGGCGAAAAGAAGAAAACTAAAGTCCAAGTTACTGTCTG GTAA
- the LOC122051041 gene encoding ubiquitin-like protein 5: MIEVVLNDRLGKKVRVKCNEDDTIGDLKKLVAAQTGTRADKIRIQKWYNIYKDHITLKDYEIHDGMGLELYYN, from the coding sequence ATGATCGAGGTAGTTCTCAACGATCGGCTCGGGAAGAAGGTCCGGGTGAAATGCAACGAAGATGACACCATCGGCGACCTCAAGAAGCTGGTGGCGGCGCAGACCGGCACCCGAGCTGACAAGATCCGCATCCAGAAGTGGTACAACATCTACAAGGATCACATCACCCTCAAGGACTACGAGATCCACGACGGCATGGGTCTCGAGCTCTACTACAACTAA